The sequence taacatacattacaaagttgtataactttgtaatgtgtgttattctgtgaataattttttatcgccggacaacccctttaaagtccttaGAAGCTAAAAAAGACAGGATGGTGCAGCCAGCATGCACTTCTATGCAGCCTGAACAGAACCAGACACACAATGGCGGCTATTTAGGGTCTGCTGTCACCCCCACCGATCCCAACATAAAAGTAAAACTGCAGCCCTGAATGAATGGAGGAGGATGTGCATGCGCAGCCGCCGCTCCATTCAATCTCTACACATGCAGAGCTACAATTTTACTGCTGGAATTGAGCGGGGGGTCCCAGGGCCCAGATCCCCACCAAACTGCAgcttattccctatcctgtgtataAGAACTTGCTGAAGAGAGAATAGCTCCTTAAAGCCTTGTCTGGGATTAGAAGAAAATGTCCCCCAAGTAGCGTCGCTcttcattttagtaaatgaggcTGATCTGCAGAACCAGAAATAGACTGTGGACTAGAGAGGCGCCATTTCtaaagaaaaaatacaaaatcaCCTACAAGAGAGAACAAGGCACATGGCTCCCTGCTATCCCCGTCACATGAGCTGCAGTTGTTAATGGTGAAGACCACATATCTGAGGGAATTCGCCTCTGCACGTCAGTAGCCCCAAGGCTACAATCTAGCCTTTATATCATCAGCTCCAGGGACATGACGCTACTTGTATATAGGCCCTAAAACTGAGACAGGAGTCTGAGGCTTCTCAAAAAGAGCAGATATGATTAGACTAAGGCTATGCTAATGCTGGGTCTTACAGGGTCCATCAGAGCTATTGATGGGGGATTACCTCACCTAGCTCTATGACAGCTGATAATTACAGCCATCCATCACTCATAGGTCCCAGGTTAAAAAACACACTTATTgggtgattgtgtgtgtgtatataaatatatatatatatatatatatatatatatatatatatatatatatatatatatatatatatatgaatatattttatttatttatcgtaTACAGATCTACGAGACAGCGCATCTCCATACAGCAAATTCTTACATACATCACCCGAGCACAGGCCAGAATGACACTCATCTATTCagcatataccgtattttccggcgtatatggcgactgggtgtataagacgacccccaactttttcagttaaaatgcagcgtttgggatatactcgccctATAAGACTATCCCTCACACAGCAAATAAAAATTTATTCAAAATATCAGAcagctctgcccttcatatggtcaCTGCATGTGGCcgcttttgagctcccccaccatatgtggCAACCAGGGATTTTTTTGTATGGTTCCAAAATTTTTTAGTACCCGCCCTATTAGACGACACCCtgcatataagatgacccctgacttctgagaaaattttcctgggttaaaaagtagccttatacacaggaaaatactgtacatCAAGAGTTAAAGTATAGCAGTGTGTACACAGTCTGAGACTCCTCATGCAACTCAATGAAACTGCCGATTTTGATTTTTCCTATTGAtttaaattgggaaaaaaaatcgacaaaaaaaaaacaaaacaaaaaaacatccagCAAATCTGCAACATTTCATATTCTAAAAGTGGCGTCATCACAAGATCTGTTCACCTGGATCAACACATGGGATGAAGAAATTACACAGTAGGCCACTTTAGGAACAGataaagggtataaacccacacaccgtataagcagcgtatttactgctgcgatacgcagcaaatacgcagcaaacacgcagcaaatacgcagcaaaaacgcagcagattatatctaaataactgaacacagcatcaaatctgtaccaacaaatctgctgcgtatttgctgcgtatttgttgcgtatctgctgtgtatacggtgtgtgggtttgtacccaaagACTGAAATAGAGACAGTGGGGGAAGctatatcaaactggtgtaaaatagaattgtcttagttgcccctagcaaccaatcagattccacttttcatttttcaaagaatctgtgaggaatgaaaggtggaatctgattggttgctaggggcaactaagacaattctactttacaccagtttgataaatcgtccccagtgtgtacagtgctATGGAATATGTTTGCCTTATATAAACTATGAGATCTGTATAAGAATGGAAGCAGTGTTACCTGTAATCACGGAAGGTATATGCAGGGTGTTCCTTTATACACATTAATGCTTCAGCGTTCAGGATACAGTTATCCACATGTACAGGGTGGCTCAGATCCTGGCGTTCAGATTGTTTTTCTATGAATGTATAGAAGGATGTTACAGCACTGATCCAATCCACACGTCACTCATTATAGTAACAAGCGTCCTCACCTTCAATGGCTGTACGGCAGACCAGGTGAGAATAAGAGAAGTAAAGAGGGGAATCCAGGCGAAAGTATGACTCGACCACCCGCCTCACTTTCTCTGTAACGTTGTAGTAGAGGTGGGCGCTTCGCAGTGGGACTTTTCCTTCTTGTCCCAGCTAAAAAATTCACATATGTAACAAGGTCAGCTTTGATCAGTAAGGTCTGGgttctgagacccccactgatgggTAAAATAAAGGAGAACACCACTCTGCTAACACTAAGCCCATTCATGTCTACTGAGATCCATACAACTGAATAAAGACAAGCAGGACGGAAGAGgcctggtgttaaaggggtactctttcttTGATGTCAaaggtataaagatttgtaatttactatttacaaatctcaagtcatccagcacttttagctgctgtatgtcctgcaggaagtggtatatttctttccagtctgacccagtgctctctgctgccacctctgtctgtgtgaggaactgtccaaagcagcagaggttttctatgggaatttaccactgctctggacagttcctgacatggacagaggtggcagcagtgagcactgtgtcaggcaggaaagaatacatcactccctgcaggacatacagcgcctgataagtactggaagacttgaaattttaaaaagtaaattacaaacggACACtagctaatttgaaagaaaaaaaatccccttaAACTGCGCTTCTCTGCTTTTTACTTAAGAGATTGTGGAGGTCTCAGCACCTGTATCCCCACCAATGAAAACTTCTCCCATGGGTAGGGTGCAACCAGGTAATGAATGCATGGCTTACCTTCAATGCTTTGTATACAGTCACTCCATAGAACTTCTCATTCGGGGTATGAGGGGAGGTAGTGCCCCGATATCCATCGCCTGCCGAGGCTGCGGCCTGTGACAAGGGTAGAGATGAGTTTTTCCTTCTACGTGTCACAGCGATCGGTCTTGATCATTTACAATATAACAAGACTTACATTAGTAAGACGTAACAGCTCCCGACATTCGTCTTCGGAGATGACCCCATCGGTCACTACTCTCTGCGATCCGTTCAAGGTCTTGGAGTTCATCACTACACTGACTTCATCGAACAGGACGGGaccacctgcaggagaagacttcaGATCAGGGACGGCTCTGACACAAAGGTGAATGATAGCGTTtagcccagggatggggaacctgtggccctccagctgttgcaaaactacacttcccttcatgcctggacagccaaagccaaaggctttgactgtccaggcatgatgggaattgtagttttgcaacagctggagggccaaaggctttggctgtccaggcatgatgggaattgtagttttgcaacagctagagggccacagtttccccatccctgctttatccCCATGTCACGGTTTCTGATGACATTTTCCGAAATCAATGCATAAATGCTGCCATTCCGGGAAATCACAGGATCTCACCTTCTCTTACAGTTTTGGATAAATCGAATGTCTCCTTAGTCTTCTCCTCCACCAAATTCTCAATCTCTTTCATCAAGTTGCCGATCTCCTCGGATATTCTGGCTGCGGTTTCTCGCTCCACTCTATAAGCATAGAACAGAATGTAAAGTTTTTATAGGTTTTCTTGGTCGCTCAATCCCCACCAGCTCTGATCTACATCCTAcaccaggcatggggaacctttggctttccagctgttgcaaaactacagctttacatcatgtccaggcatgatgggaattgtagttttgcaacagctggagggctgaaggttccccatccctgtcctacaCAATACTGGAAATACAGTCAGTACAAATTCTGCCTCATTTGTTATATCCTGTATGTGTATGGCAAACCTTGGTGACTGCTATATTACTGTCTGCACCTAACACAGGGATCGTATCCAGCATTCATATGGAGAAAAGAAGACCACATAGCAAACAAATATTAAGCTGTGTTAGTCCTAACCCCCCACAACAGGAGGGTTGAGTGCCCCCATCCTGCTTTCAGTACAGTTTTACAGTCTTACATGGCAGCATACAATAAGACTATATATCTAACCTGTATACACCAACATTAAactctagagattttttttttttaatcaactggtgtcagaaagttacatagatttgtacattacttctatttaaaaatctcaagtctttcagtacttatcagctgctgtatgtcctgcaagaaagggtgtattcttttaagtgtgacacagagctctctgctgcagtgtcaggaactgtccagagtaggaacaaatacccatagaaaacctctcctgctctggacagttcctaaaacggacagaagtggcagcaaagagcactgtgtcacactggaaataatacatttcctgcaggacatacagcagctgataagtactggaagactggagatgtttaaatagaagtaattgacaaatctgtacaactttccaACACCaaatgatttaaaaacattttttcttcagagttcccctttacaaTGGGAAAACAGCAATGTAAAGGGTCTCACAGTAGTAACAATGGCTGCCTCTATAGTACATATATCCCATGACAGGGTGGAAGTCAGTGCACAACCAAGAGTTAATCATATATACCCCAAAGTATAATAGTATCCAGTGATCTTACTTTTGTTTCTCCCTCAGTCTTTTGGGCATGACACTTTCAGGCGTCCAGGTATCCTGTAAAAAGCAAATACATTATTACACATAAGGGCTACTCAGTCAATTCTCTTCATACCCAGGTCCTGAAATGTTATTTATTTGTAGTGTTTCTAGAATTAATAATCCTGGGGTGCTGGGGTGGGCTGTGGGCAgaatcagtctccttctccctctggcagctgacagtatCGTCCTCTCTTACTCCATCTGAAGGAGTCTTCTGAGCGGCCATGTAACTGCAGAGGGTCTGCCCCTTCCCTAgctatttctgttttttttgggACCACTGACCCAGTCTCACCCAGTTCATGGCTGTGTCTCCTGGCAGTAACCAACAGATGGGCATTATAACCATGGACCAAATGAGAAGCATAACCAAGATCCCTGAGCCAGTACTACTGCCACAGCAGAACCaagaaagtagaaagaagatGGCTTTAGAGTGACATGTATAAATGATCAGTGAATCCCTGTTCTGGTTCTGTCTGACCCCAGATGTGAGCAGAACTCATGTGTGCTTGGCATTGGGTGGTGGGGGTCATGTATCTTCTGTATCTGACTGCTGTCATCCTGGATTATATTGCTAAGCAGAGCTTGTATACATAGCCAGACATGACCAAGTATAGGTAAAACCTATGTATGTACTGGGGAAGCACAGTCTGACCAACCTATGGCTCCTCTTCTGTTCTTAGGAGACTACAATGTCCAGCATGTCCTGTCCTGTAGATTAGACTGTTTGTCCCCTTAAAGCAGGGAAAGGGGACGTacagctcttcagctgttgctttatctttggctgtccaggcatgatgggaattgtggttttacaacagctgggggCTGCATGTTCCCCTTGCCTGCTTTCTAGCTATCATACTACTTTTTTTGCATATGAAATGCAGTAACtgacatactgtataatagatatcCAATCACAATCCAGGATTTATTCCTCCACTGCAGCATTGCAAATGAAAGTTGAGCTCTGATTGGTCTAAAGTTATGTACAGATTGAGATACAGGTACTTTCACAATGCCTCTGTATATATCGCACAACACGTTTCAGGAAATAACCTGTTGAGTGTAGAAGACAAAATAGATTATACGTCAACTTACAGGGTCCACAAAGGGAATGCTGAAGATGTCATAAGCGAAGAAGAGCAATTCCTTCTCCAGCAGGCTTCTCTTAATGTAAGACTGTACGTTCTATAAGAGGAAGATGATGTAagtggtatatacactgctgcactCATACAGAGATGTAGCTGACAAGACTGACTATGCTTAACCCCTTACAGATCACATTTCTTGTCTATTCATTCTGCGACATAAAACTTTATCTTTGCACTGATGTAAGTGAATGAGGCCATGGCTTGTAAGGGACATGTGGTCCTCTGTATCTCTATGAGATTGGAGCTTTCTTGTCTGCTGGCAGCCATGACAGGAGGAGGGCGTTATCATACAGCGCTGATCCTGATCTCATAAATATGTTTTAGCATGGCCCTTCCTGCAAAATTCTGGACACATCATGAAAATCAGGGAGTTCCTGCATCAGGATGTTCCCAGAACGTCGTGACGTGCAGGGGCTTTATGAAGCGAGTTCAGGAGCCGGGTTCTCACTTTTAATGATGGGCCGCAGCGATCGCAGCATTGAAGCCGCGCTGTTGTCACTGTCCAATCATGACCCCGGCATTGTGACTGCAGGAGGTCTTACACCTATGGTCTGATCGGCGatattctcatagagtctgccttaggcagactctataagatcccagataacactgatcaatgctgtgcaatgGCACAGCATTGACgagtgtatgtaatctaatgattgccggtaatagtcccctaaggggactagggggacttaaaaagagtgaaaaaaaaaatgtaatttttttaaaacttttttttaaaataaaaacatgtaaaaagtaaataaataaacagacatattatatattgtagtatGTGTAATAGTCCAATCAAGTAAAATATCACAATTATATTCCGTGCTGTGAGTGGAGTAAACAAATTCatgtacacaaatatgatactgataaaaactagagatcgtggcacaccccaaccagccctgtaggttggaaaaataaaagcgctatggctctaagaaaaaaaacaaaaatgaaaaatggcgcggtcctgaaggccaaaatagGTTGCAGGTTCAAGGGGTTAATAAGAGTGCAACTTTTCCTGCCCCCTCCTTCTTTACTATTGTCATCAGGTCCATAGATTTGAATGATATGTAATGAGCCGTACAATTTTGTAAGCAACCGCCATTCCTCAACTAGTAAAACTATATTCTGCCTTCACAGTCAGGATAACCCCAGCATCTTCCACACTCACCTCTCTTGGTTGTATAAGGGCGGCGCTCTCCTCGCCCAGAACAGCGGTATAATAGACTAAATTCTGGTTCATGACCTCATCATTGGGATGGAATAGCAGGAAGGTTTTGGCGCATTCAATGGCTTTTGTATAATTCTCAGCTGGAAAATAGCAGAGACATCACAGTAAAGGGTTAGCGATCCATGTATACAGTCAGGACGGGGCAGTCCTTTACTATTCAACAAGACCCTTGGTTACAATGGGACTAAGGGGGGCGATCCATGATTTTCTTGAACTGCCGCCATCTTTGCTTTTCAGGCACTTGTAAATGATAGATAAGAGGTACGATGTGACTTACTGCTGTAATATGCAAACTGCAGGTAATTGAAATGAGACGGCAGGAAATCCTCGATGGGCTTGTCTTTGCCGGGTTGTGTGGCCAGCTCGGAGACGCAGCCTTGCCTGCAGCTCATCACCTGAACATAATGGTCTGGGGGACACAAGGCAACATGGTAAGAGATCACAAACGTCTTTCTGGGACAAAGGTATATACAACTTTTTTCTTGCTGttgttcattaaaggggaactataagcaggttagactaatctagcctgctgatagccccctaataagaatggggcgctgaggaggaaagtcCATGTCCGGGAgtgccgttaggagcactgccctaccCCCTTTGCGTCGAGTCGGCCTGTCCACTCCATCGATTATCATTACAAGGAGTGGGCCAGCTCAGCCAGATGAGGGCAGGGCTTTAAATACTGATAATTTATAGAGAGGGAACTGCATTGCCAACCAGACTATGCCTGCATATGAGTCTGGTGCGATGTGAAGAggacatgctgggaattgtagttttataacagctggacatccacaggttggagaacattgCTATCATTATTTCAcatcagaagttttgatcagtagGGGCTCTGAGACCAccgcacactaagggccctattacaccaacagattatctgacaaatttttttatagccaaagccaggaatggattttaaaagaggagacatctcagtctttcctttattacctgttctctgtttatagtccattcctggctttggctcagataatctgttggtgtaaaagggccctaacactaAAGGACAGAAGTGCCTTCTGATCATCTTTCCTCAGTCAGCTGAACATACAGGGTACAACTTCATAGAAAGACTGTCTATGAATCTATATACTTAGCTattgtgggggtctcagcacttatGCCCCTAGTGATTAAAACTTCTAAGTTGTCAGAAGTCTGTAAAAATAATGGGAATCCTTAACTCGGCATACAGGTCACAAGACGAGTTCAAAGTAGGGTGCTATATGACCCAGAAGACTACTCCTCAATAGGCTGAACCACACTATAGGACTGGAGCATTACATACATCCTGGCATGTGGAGACACAAAATTTCTGGTGGATTTGCCGGTCTGGACTAGGAAATCTGAAGCCATGCACCTGTAATACTTTGGAATAAATCGGCATTGTAGTCTAGGTAGTTGTAGCCGTCATAATCGTAGGCTCCTTCACAAAGGCTGCGGCATTCAAGGTCTGCAACAAAATATTCCTCCAAGGCTTTCTCAAAATAGGTAATGGCCGGGCTGGACTCCTCATCTGCGTAATGGCTCACTCCCAGGCGGTAATCTTGCTGCGGAGGAAACACAGGATTGTTATAAGATTATAAAAATCAGTGCAGGAATAAAAGCTGTATTACACGGTACGATGACGAGGGggaagtgagcgccgacctgtgtGATCAGAGCTCGCTTCcccttgctgcctgtgctattatacGGACAGACAGTGAGCGCGGAGGAGTGGGACGGGCCACCcaaatgatccttagattgtccgGGCTGCCCACTGACATCAACGGTGACCTGCTTCCATCTCTCCTAATACACGGAGCAATGTGCAGCAGAATGTCGCTGACAAGATCAGGATTTTTTAACACGTCAAAAGTCCACGATCAACAGATGTGTCGTGGAAGAGACAATTGCTCTCAGGAAATGTGTCGCCTAAACTTCTCTTTTTGCTGATTAGAGAcggatactgaaacatgttctttttttctagtatgtttttattttctgataatAATTTTCTTAATTTCATTATTTTGGAGGTTGCCATCTATCCCGAACCGTTTTTACAGCACTTGGTGATATACTTTACAGTAGGGAtggtacaaacccgaactctcggcaatgattcccgctgtctgcccactccgtggagagggtggatacagcgggaggacagcctggaaaactgggatacagccatagccataggctgtatcccagttttccaggcggtcctcccgctatattcacccgctgcacggagcggccagacagcgggaatctgatgcggagcgttcgggttcatacgaaccctaacctaggcagtttcggaccatccctactttacaGCAATCCCCATAGGCACAGACAACAAAAGACAATTGCTGTCCCACGGAGATAAATGGAAAACATTTTTCTGTGACATTTGCAgcggtcattctacagggagggggaggctgagctgtgagcttcatattttttcttctgtatctactggtgtcaccagtAATCTCTTCCTTATCATAATagtgtcagcttagttttagacctagtggaGAGACTTAAAATTGCAGGTTATCACTTTTTCTTCTTCTAGAAAGCTATGCTGTAGATTGTTATGGAGTCAGGTATTAGGACAAGTCATGCACTGCCACATAGGAGAGAAAAACCAAAGCAACGCATTTCAGGATTGGACCTCTCTCTTTTGACGTAACTGGTTCCATATTGCCAGGGTCTGGTCCTCGTCCTGGACAGTCTGTGTAACAATCTCGGGTTGTTTCCCTCCATTACTATGTGACAGAGagcagtgcttttttttcctcctagCGCATTTTAAAGATGGCAGTACATGAATAATCAGAGCGGGATGTCTATAAATAAAGCGGCATCAGTATGTGAATACAGAGAGGACGGATGAACAAATGTGTAATGACGACTGAACAAACCCTCGAAGGGGCTGCAGGACAGGACATGCAGAAGGGAGAAGAAAGTCGCACAGGAAAAGCCTCAGGGAGCAGTTTTTGACTGTAAGACTCCAGAT is a genomic window of Dendropsophus ebraccatus isolate aDenEbr1 chromosome 12, aDenEbr1.pat, whole genome shotgun sequence containing:
- the P3H1 gene encoding prolyl 3-hydroxylase 1 encodes the protein MAPSVLLSGGLLLLVGSQLLAARLEPYDLLYANGVQAYHREDWPSVILSMEKALLNRELLRRNRITCRMQCADRSDFFSQPPGWGPVQDLSFFHTVLERAECVRRCERDKMGAPASYYLPGEELELEFRKKTPYNYLQVAYFKIHKLDKAVAAAHTFYVWNPDHMEMRQNLEYYKMMAGVSNSDFKDLEAKPHMQDYRLGVSHYADEESSPAITYFEKALEEYFVADLECRSLCEGAYDYDGYNYLDYNADLFQSITDHYVQVMSCRQGCVSELATQPGKDKPIEDFLPSHFNYLQFAYYSTENYTKAIECAKTFLLFHPNDEVMNQNLVYYTAVLGEESAALIQPRENVQSYIKRSLLEKELLFFAYDIFSIPFVDPDTWTPESVMPKRLREKQKVERETAARISEEIGNLMKEIENLVEEKTKETFDLSKTVREGGPVLFDEVSVVMNSKTLNGSQRVVTDGVISEDECRELLRLTNAAASAGDGYRGTTSPHTPNEKFYGVTVYKALKLGQEGKVPLRSAHLYYNVTEKVRRVVESYFRLDSPLYFSYSHLVCRTAIEEKQSERQDLSHPVHVDNCILNAEALMCIKEHPAYTFRDYSAILYLNGDFEGGHFYFTELDAKTVTAEVQPQCGRMVGFSSGAENPHGVKAVTKGQRCAVALWFTLDPRHNERERIQADDLIKMLFSPEDTNVFPSNGSEGKSDTGDGGEQTDVTPPKPPTAPDADTPKGGVLSPPVDSVKTKTEL